In the genome of Desulfobacterales bacterium, one region contains:
- the obgE gene encoding GTPase ObgE: MPFIDEAKFFIKAGDGGNGCLSFRREKFVPRGGPDGGDGGNGGDLIIEASSRLTSLLDFRYRSHFKAERGANGRGKKQHGRNGRDFILKVPLGSLIRDAESGEILADLVNDGDRIKAARGGRGGRGNCRFATSWNRAPRKAEAGRPGEEFWLRIELKLIADVGLIGLPNAGKSTLLAKLSAADPKVASYPFTTLEPQLGVLTLPDDFSAPQPPTCILADIPGLIKGAHQGAGLGHKFLRHVERTRVLLQVIDASGQERQPIDDYQVLENELGCYNESLLQRTRLVVLNKVDLVTGPDRLIELKEYFNRMGLVAMPVSALTGHGLEALKQALGIALAAVDPAAAGENVDREMNEEGES; this comes from the coding sequence ATGCCTTTTATCGATGAGGCCAAATTTTTCATTAAGGCGGGTGACGGCGGCAACGGCTGTCTCAGTTTCCGCCGGGAAAAGTTTGTGCCCAGGGGCGGCCCGGACGGCGGTGACGGCGGTAATGGCGGCGATCTGATCATTGAGGCCTCCAGCCGCCTGACCTCGCTGCTCGACTTTCGCTATCGTTCCCATTTCAAGGCCGAAAGAGGTGCCAATGGCCGCGGCAAGAAACAGCATGGCCGCAATGGCCGGGATTTTATCCTCAAGGTGCCGCTGGGCTCCCTGATCAGGGATGCTGAATCCGGCGAGATCCTTGCCGATCTGGTCAATGACGGCGACCGGATCAAGGCGGCCCGGGGCGGCCGCGGCGGCCGGGGCAACTGTCGTTTCGCCACCAGCTGGAACCGGGCGCCGCGCAAGGCGGAAGCCGGCCGGCCGGGCGAGGAGTTCTGGCTCAGGATCGAGTTGAAACTCATCGCCGATGTCGGCCTGATCGGCCTGCCCAATGCCGGCAAATCCACCCTGCTGGCCAAACTGTCCGCCGCCGATCCCAAGGTGGCGTCCTATCCCTTTACCACCCTGGAACCTCAGCTGGGGGTCCTGACCCTGCCTGACGATTTTTCCGCTCCACAGCCGCCAACCTGTATCCTGGCCGATATCCCCGGCCTGATCAAGGGCGCCCATCAGGGGGCCGGTCTCGGCCACAAGTTCCTCCGGCATGTGGAGCGAACCCGGGTTCTCCTCCAGGTGATTGATGCCTCGGGGCAGGAGCGGCAACCCATTGACGATTATCAGGTTCTTGAAAATGAACTTGGTTGTTATAATGAGTCGCTTCTGCAGCGGACCCGGCTGGTGGTGCTCAACAAGGTCGATCTGGTAACCGGGCCGGACCGGTTGATCGAGTTGAAGGAGTATTTCAATCGAATGGGCCTGGTGGCAATGCCGGTATCGGCATTGACCGGCCACGGTCTGGAGGCGCTGAAGCAAGCGCTCGGTATCGCTCTTGCCGCTGTTGATCCGGCTGCGGCCGGCGAGAACGTTGATCGAGAAATGAACGAGGAAGGGGAGTCATGA
- the rpmA gene encoding 50S ribosomal protein L27, which yields MAHKKAGGSSRNGRDSAGQRRGVKKFAGESVRAGSILVRQLGTKLHPGTNVGLGRDYTLYAKIDGVVAFERFGRDRKRVSVYPSESAV from the coding sequence ATGGCACATAAGAAAGCCGGTGGCAGTTCACGGAACGGACGCGACAGTGCCGGCCAGAGACGGGGAGTCAAGAAATTTGCCGGGGAGAGCGTGCGGGCCGGAAGTATCCTGGTCCGGCAGCTGGGCACCAAACTTCATCCCGGCACCAATGTGGGGCTGGGCCGTGATTATACCCTGTATGCCAAGATCGACGGGGTGGTTGCCTTTGAGCGCTTCGGCCGTGACCGGAAGCGGGTGAGTGTCTATCCGTCTGAATCGGCGGTATAA
- the rplU gene encoding 50S ribosomal protein L21, with translation MYAIIRTGGKQYQVSTGEKLRVEKIEGSIGDTVELTDVLAVVDGEEAKIGQPVVAGARVTATIVEQGKAKKVLVYKKKKRKGYEVKRGHRQLFTALEIGEIAS, from the coding sequence ATGTATGCAATAATTCGCACCGGCGGCAAGCAGTACCAGGTCTCCACCGGTGAAAAACTGCGGGTGGAAAAGATCGAGGGCAGTATCGGTGACACCGTTGAATTGACCGATGTCCTGGCCGTGGTTGACGGTGAGGAGGCCAAGATCGGGCAGCCGGTGGTGGCCGGGGCCAGGGTTACCGCCACCATTGTTGAACAGGGCAAGGCCAAGAAGGTGCTGGTCTATAAGAAGAAAAAAAGAAAGGGATATGAGGTGAAACGCGGTCACCGGCAGTTGTTCACCGCCCTTGAGATCGGTGAAATAGCATCCTGA
- a CDS encoding AP2 domain-containing protein has translation MSEEKKKKKLLLEKHKDIARIDQEEKRTHGWYVRVRYYGKTYSKFFSDRKCGGRYSSLLSALAWRDKTEADLGKVRTDKHIVTVSNSKTGVVGVRLNSKLNRYEVSWVTVEGKQGKTSVSIRRHGPEKAFEKACEIRKVKEAERLGTG, from the coding sequence ATGAGTGAAGAAAAAAAGAAAAAGAAGTTGTTGCTGGAGAAGCACAAGGACATCGCCCGAATAGACCAGGAGGAGAAGCGTACCCATGGCTGGTATGTCCGGGTGCGTTATTATGGCAAGACCTATTCGAAATTCTTCTCGGATCGCAAGTGCGGGGGCAGGTATTCGAGCCTGCTGTCGGCATTGGCCTGGCGGGACAAAACCGAGGCTGATCTCGGCAAGGTTCGTACGGACAAGCATATCGTCACGGTGAGCAACTCGAAAACCGGGGTGGTGGGGGTCCGGCTGAACTCCAAGCTGAATCGTTACGAGGTGAGTTGGGTGACCGTTGAAGGGAAGCAGGGCAAGACCTCGGTCTCCATCCGCCGGCACGGCCCGGAAAAGGCCTTTGAAAAGGCCTGCGAGATCCGCAAGGTAAAGGAAGCGGAACGGCTCGGCACCGGCTGA
- the mazG gene encoding nucleoside triphosphate pyrophosphohydrolase, which produces MRQSGEKFIELLQIILRLRAPDGCPWDREQTPRSLKKYLIEEAYETAEALEKDDPVLVREELGDLLFMVALLSLLYQEGKHFTMTDVISGICAKMVRRHPHVFAGTAAGSLIDQQRNWQAIKEQEKKAAGQKTERFTSLPRSLPALRRAQRVSEKAARTGFDWSGIKPVFAKLDEEVAELKTALGDNDQGAVFEELGDVLFVLVNICRLAGHDSEDALNSATAKFIRRFGVMEEMLAGSGLSLTGLDDATLLHWWNKTKKN; this is translated from the coding sequence GTGCGGCAAAGCGGAGAAAAATTCATCGAATTGTTACAGATTATTTTACGCCTGCGCGCACCGGACGGCTGTCCCTGGGACCGTGAGCAGACACCGCGGAGTTTAAAGAAATATCTGATCGAGGAGGCCTACGAGACCGCGGAGGCCCTGGAAAAGGATGATCCGGTCCTGGTTCGGGAGGAGCTGGGAGATCTCCTGTTCATGGTCGCCCTGCTCAGCCTGCTCTACCAGGAAGGGAAGCACTTCACCATGACCGATGTCATCAGCGGAATCTGCGCCAAGATGGTCCGCCGCCATCCCCATGTGTTCGCCGGAACAGCGGCCGGCTCCCTTATCGATCAACAACGGAACTGGCAGGCCATCAAAGAGCAGGAAAAAAAGGCGGCCGGCCAGAAGACGGAACGCTTCACCTCGCTGCCCAGATCCTTGCCAGCCCTGCGCCGGGCCCAACGGGTCTCGGAAAAGGCCGCCCGCACCGGCTTCGACTGGTCGGGAATTAAACCGGTTTTTGCCAAACTCGACGAAGAGGTCGCTGAACTGAAGACCGCCCTGGGGGACAACGATCAAGGGGCGGTCTTTGAAGAGCTTGGCGACGTTCTCTTCGTGCTGGTCAACATCTGCCGCCTGGCGGGACACGACTCCGAGGACGCCTTGAACAGCGCCACGGCCAAGTTCATCCGTCGATTCGGGGTAATGGAGGAAATGCTCGCCGGATCCGGGCTGTCATTGACCGGCCTGGACGACGCCACCCTTCTTCACTGGTGGAACAAGACAAAAAAAAATTGA
- the rpsF gene encoding 30S ribosomal protein S6, with protein MRRYETIFIIRPNAGEEEITAMIDKVTAIIGNDGGTVIKIDKWGLKKLAYLIKKESQGYYVYLDFAGLPTTVTEIERILKIDDRSLKYMTVKLADSCDPEALAADAATGDAAESSEAGEKVEGETEKTA; from the coding sequence ATGCGTCGTTACGAAACCATCTTCATCATCCGGCCCAATGCCGGCGAGGAAGAGATCACCGCCATGATCGACAAGGTAACCGCCATCATCGGCAATGATGGCGGTACTGTTATCAAGATCGACAAGTGGGGTCTCAAGAAGCTCGCCTATCTCATCAAAAAGGAAAGTCAAGGCTACTACGTTTACCTCGACTTTGCCGGCCTGCCGACCACGGTCACGGAGATCGAACGAATTCTCAAGATCGATGACCGCAGTCTCAAATACATGACCGTCAAGCTGGCGGATTCCTGCGATCCCGAGGCCCTGGCCGCGGATGCCGCGACCGGGGATGCGGCCGAATCCTCCGAGGCCGGGGAAAAAGTCGAGGGTGAGACCGAAAAGACGGCTTAG
- the rpsR gene encoding 30S ribosomal protein S18 — protein sequence MAGRKRIFPRQKVCRFCTDKDLVIDYKEVRALKNFVTERGKIIPRRIYGNCAKHQRKLTDAIKKARQIALMPYTGSSQY from the coding sequence ATGGCTGGACGCAAACGAATCTTTCCGCGGCAGAAGGTCTGCCGCTTCTGTACGGATAAAGACCTGGTGATCGATTACAAGGAAGTCCGGGCACTGAAAAACTTTGTCACCGAGCGTGGCAAAATCATCCCGCGCCGGATCTACGGCAACTGTGCCAAGCATCAGCGCAAACTGACCGATGCGATCAAAAAGGCCCGTCAGATCGCCCTGATGCCTTATACCGGTTCGTCGCAGTATTAA
- a CDS encoding YybS family protein, whose product MIEANNSLRPPGKPLLDTAIMSAALSLPVLQPGLFGLLTGLIPLPVFFFLVRHGEKKGRVLVRNSILITVGLGAVTGALPQVVFVLSLVPLGFGLARAAARKLDPIRAGLSGILVLGLTWLLFWAVTGLIHQANPYVEFREILDQSLAEMAALYQKTEKLPVDVRLEINATVQHLRTLVPRILPAFIGCIVLYTVWLNLVLGNRLVKRFHPELTPWPPFCRWKLPDNLVWPGIAGGLMLLVSSGAVADLGLNILLVSIGLYALQGLAIVGSFLQRWSVVRPLRVAIYGLILLQHYGIILVAMLGVADIWFDFRNRPAAAGKTGTNSPME is encoded by the coding sequence ATGATCGAGGCAAACAACAGTTTGCGCCCGCCCGGCAAACCCTTGCTCGATACGGCGATCATGAGCGCCGCCTTAAGCCTGCCGGTGCTGCAGCCCGGTCTGTTCGGACTGCTGACCGGCCTTATCCCCTTGCCGGTTTTCTTTTTTCTTGTCCGGCACGGTGAAAAAAAAGGCCGCGTCCTGGTTCGCAACTCCATATTAATTACAGTGGGGCTGGGGGCCGTGACCGGGGCCTTGCCCCAGGTTGTTTTTGTGTTAAGCCTGGTTCCGCTGGGATTCGGACTGGCCCGGGCCGCGGCCAGGAAACTCGATCCGATCCGGGCCGGGCTGAGCGGGATTCTGGTTCTTGGTCTTACCTGGCTCCTTTTCTGGGCCGTAACCGGGTTGATCCACCAGGCCAACCCCTATGTGGAATTCCGCGAAATACTGGACCAGAGCCTGGCGGAGATGGCGGCCCTGTACCAGAAAACGGAAAAGCTGCCGGTCGATGTCCGGCTTGAAATCAATGCCACGGTTCAACATCTGCGCACCCTGGTTCCCCGGATTCTGCCGGCCTTTATCGGCTGCATTGTTCTTTATACGGTCTGGTTGAACCTGGTCCTCGGCAACCGGCTGGTCAAGCGGTTTCACCCGGAACTGACCCCCTGGCCGCCGTTCTGCCGATGGAAACTGCCGGACAACCTGGTCTGGCCCGGGATCGCCGGCGGGCTGATGCTGCTCGTTTCTTCCGGAGCGGTTGCTGACCTGGGGTTGAACATCCTGCTGGTCAGCATAGGACTGTATGCCTTGCAGGGGCTGGCCATAGTCGGAAGTTTCCTGCAGCGCTGGTCGGTGGTCCGACCGTTGCGGGTGGCGATTTACGGGTTGATTCTCCTGCAGCACTATGGCATCATTCTGGTTGCCATGCTCGGGGTCGCTGATATCTGGTTCGATTTTCGAAACCGGCCGGCCGCGGCCGGCAAGACCGGTACGAATTCGCCTATGGAGTAA